In Leptodesmis sichuanensis A121, the following are encoded in one genomic region:
- a CDS encoding NAD(P)/FAD-dependent oxidoreductase — translation MNKFDWIVVGGGITGAALAYELANQGVSVLLLERDATLRGASRYGYGGIAYWAGTTELTRQLCAEGIAIHRSLTDELESDPEFRELDLVLTVPPDADIPAIAQAYQAFAIPPQYVERQPACELEPLLNPEAIAGAFTVKHGHVNLRKLVEAYRQAFINRGGTLEIETATAVLKGDRKQVQGIQGRQNTYFAENVAICTGALTRLFLRQAGIVIPQYFTHAELIETPPLEIKLRSLVMPAETQRLQLEARASQAEIDSLWDHPGHEPVSPILDAGAVQFLDGRMRLGQISRALTDPFAPIDAAASETAIRTQVGAILPALQDVPGTWHHCLIAFSRDSLPLIGPIADWENLHLFSGFSNPLAIVPALARRFAKQAAIAKIDPLLKQLSPNRFG, via the coding sequence ATGAACAAATTTGATTGGATTGTAGTAGGTGGAGGCATTACGGGAGCAGCCCTGGCCTATGAATTAGCCAACCAGGGGGTGTCGGTACTGCTGCTGGAACGGGATGCCACCCTGCGGGGAGCCAGCCGCTATGGGTATGGTGGCATTGCTTACTGGGCCGGAACTACGGAGTTAACTCGACAACTGTGTGCGGAAGGCATTGCCATTCATCGATCGCTGACCGATGAACTGGAGAGCGACCCAGAATTCCGGGAACTGGATCTGGTGCTGACCGTTCCCCCAGATGCTGATATTCCAGCGATCGCCCAAGCTTATCAAGCCTTTGCCATACCGCCTCAGTATGTGGAGCGGCAGCCAGCCTGTGAGTTGGAACCCTTACTCAATCCAGAGGCGATCGCGGGAGCTTTTACCGTTAAACATGGTCATGTGAATTTAAGGAAACTGGTGGAAGCCTATCGTCAGGCGTTCATCAACCGGGGCGGTACGTTGGAGATTGAAACCGCAACCGCAGTACTCAAAGGAGACAGAAAACAAGTTCAAGGCATTCAAGGTCGCCAGAACACTTATTTTGCTGAAAATGTCGCGATCTGTACGGGAGCACTCACTCGTCTCTTCTTACGGCAGGCGGGCATTGTCATTCCGCAATACTTCACTCATGCCGAACTGATCGAAACTCCCCCCCTGGAGATCAAGCTGCGATCGCTGGTGATGCCTGCTGAAACCCAGCGTTTGCAACTGGAAGCCAGAGCCAGCCAAGCTGAAATTGATTCACTCTGGGATCACCCCGGACATGAACCTGTGTCGCCCATCCTGGATGCGGGAGCGGTTCAGTTTTTAGACGGGCGAATGCGGTTGGGACAAATTAGCCGTGCTCTGACGGATCCCTTTGCCCCGATTGATGCGGCAGCCAGTGAAACTGCCATCCGTACCCAGGTGGGAGCGATTCTTCCAGCTTTGCAAGACGTACCTGGCACCTGGCATCACTGTCTGATTGCCTTTAGCCGGGATAGTCTACCATTGATTGGCCCGATCGCCGATTGGGAAAATTTGCATCTGTTTTCGGGTTTCAGCAATCCCCTAGCGATCGTACCAGCCCTAGCGCGTCGATTTGCCAAACAGGCCGCGATCGCAAAAATTGACCCTTTACTAAAACAGCTTTCCCCTAACCGCTTTGGTTAG
- a CDS encoding 50S ribosomal protein L11 methyltransferase, whose amino-acid sequence MAWIALSFEATSEAVDWVYTLLAGANYPGDIQIQGLDDSSHDRSTHPDRGSSEFAFAVHLYLPDASRFDVEQMHGLFSSLYRTRMITAPEETVVMEKPAASELSNSPITRIGGRFVVLPLAASYEPESDSEILIRLEPTLAFGSGFHPATRLSLQLLERYVIPSMKVLDLGSGSGILTVAAAKLGAQVVALDNDRIAAESTQSTVNLNGVASQVTVMEGSLGQGSELGHWMGGEVAETASRLDACDRFDLIVANIFARVHIALATDFRQALRCSEQGGWLIAAGFTADYEPEITAAFTQEGFAVVECERLDEWIAIVFRRTAL is encoded by the coding sequence ATGGCATGGATAGCGTTAAGCTTTGAGGCTACGAGTGAAGCGGTGGATTGGGTGTACACATTGCTGGCAGGGGCAAATTATCCAGGTGACATTCAAATTCAAGGATTAGATGATTCTTCCCACGATCGCTCCACTCACCCCGATCGCGGGTCATCTGAGTTTGCATTCGCAGTGCACCTTTATCTTCCTGATGCCTCCCGTTTTGATGTAGAACAGATGCACGGCTTATTTTCTTCGTTATATCGTACCAGAATGATTACGGCTCCGGAGGAAACTGTTGTGATGGAAAAGCCTGCCGCCTCAGAGTTATCTAATTCCCCGATTACTCGGATTGGTGGCCGGTTTGTCGTCTTACCATTGGCGGCTTCCTACGAGCCGGAATCAGACTCCGAAATTTTGATCCGGTTAGAACCCACTCTCGCTTTTGGCAGCGGCTTTCATCCAGCCACTCGGCTCAGTTTGCAACTATTGGAACGATATGTAATTCCTTCAATGAAGGTTCTGGATTTAGGATCCGGGTCAGGAATTCTCACGGTAGCTGCTGCAAAACTGGGGGCACAGGTGGTCGCTCTGGACAACGATCGCATCGCTGCCGAATCTACCCAAAGCACCGTGAATTTGAATGGAGTTGCCTCGCAGGTGACAGTGATGGAAGGGAGTTTGGGTCAGGGCAGTGAACTGGGGCACTGGATGGGAGGCGAAGTGGCCGAAACTGCGTCCAGGTTGGATGCTTGCGATCGCTTTGATCTGATTGTGGCCAATATCTTTGCCCGAGTTCACATTGCACTCGCCACCGATTTCCGGCAAGCTCTCCGTTGCTCAGAGCAAGGTGGATGGCTGATTGCGGCAGGTTTTACTGCAGATTACGAACCAGAAATTACAGCCGCTTTTACCCAGGAAGGGTTTGCAGTTGTAGAGTGTGAGCGGTTAGATGAATGGATCGCGATCGTGTTTCGACGGACGGCTCTTTGA
- a CDS encoding DUF938 domain-containing protein produces the protein MNDNRQFAPATQRNREPILEVLSEVLPAFGTVLEISSGTGEHAVFFAPRLVPRLWIPSDPNPMARASIAAWREHCPAENLYPPIALDVCAPVWPVEQQPLPEALQDLDLQQHPIRAIVNINMIHIAPWRACLGLLAGAKRLLPPKGILYLYGPFKQVGNHTAPSNEAFDASLQMQNPEWGVRNLEDVVATAQTHHLALVKTVAMPANNLSVIFQRTQD, from the coding sequence ATGAATGATAATCGCCAATTTGCTCCTGCCACTCAGCGCAACCGGGAACCCATTCTGGAAGTGTTGTCAGAGGTTCTGCCAGCATTCGGTACGGTGTTGGAAATTTCCAGTGGGACGGGAGAACATGCGGTTTTTTTCGCACCCCGGTTAGTGCCCCGTCTCTGGATTCCGTCTGATCCCAATCCAATGGCACGGGCGAGTATTGCCGCCTGGAGAGAACACTGTCCTGCTGAGAATCTGTATCCGCCGATCGCACTGGATGTCTGCGCTCCAGTTTGGCCAGTAGAGCAGCAGCCTTTACCGGAAGCCTTGCAAGATCTGGATTTGCAGCAGCATCCCATCCGGGCGATCGTCAACATCAACATGATTCACATTGCGCCCTGGCGTGCCTGCCTGGGGCTGCTGGCTGGAGCAAAGCGTCTGTTACCGCCCAAGGGCATCTTGTATCTTTACGGGCCATTCAAACAGGTTGGCAACCATACTGCACCGAGCAATGAAGCCTTTGATGCCAGTCTCCAGATGCAGAATCCAGAGTGGGGAGTCCGAAATTTAGAGGATGTCGTTGCTACCGCTCAAACCCACCATCTGGCGCTGGTAAAAACAGTGGCCATGCCAGCGAATAACCTCTCTGTGATTTTTCAACGAACGCAAGACTAA
- a CDS encoding Uma2 family endonuclease yields MKSDGPAISELPILESGDRLSRAEFERRYTAMPHLEKAELIEGVVYVASPVRVRKHGNPHSRIITWLGTYEAVTPGVMVCDNTTVRLDLDNEPQPDALLRIEEAWGGQSRISEDDYIEGAPELIVEIAASSASYDLHDKLRAYRRNGVREYLVWLVQEQQFRWYGLQEGEYRLQAPDSAGVLSSQVFPGLHLAVNALLNGEMRQVLAVLQQGINSEAHQAFVQSQLNLQE; encoded by the coding sequence ATGAAATCTGATGGGCCAGCGATTAGTGAACTGCCAATTCTGGAGAGCGGCGATCGCCTCAGCCGAGCCGAATTTGAGCGGCGTTACACCGCTATGCCGCACCTGGAAAAAGCTGAACTGATTGAAGGAGTGGTTTACGTGGCATCCCCTGTGAGAGTGAGAAAGCATGGTAATCCTCACAGTCGTATCATCACCTGGCTGGGAACCTATGAAGCTGTAACACCAGGAGTTATGGTCTGTGATAACACAACCGTTCGTCTCGATCTGGACAATGAGCCGCAGCCGGATGCCCTCCTCCGAATCGAGGAAGCCTGGGGAGGGCAATCTCGCATCAGTGAGGATGATTACATTGAAGGGGCACCGGAATTAATTGTGGAAATTGCAGCCAGTAGCGCATCCTATGATTTGCATGACAAATTGCGAGCTTACCGACGGAATGGAGTGCGGGAATATCTGGTCTGGCTGGTGCAGGAGCAACAGTTTCGCTGGTACGGGTTGCAGGAGGGGGAATATCGGCTGCAAGCACCAGATTCAGCGGGAGTACTGAGCAGTCAGGTTTTTCCAGGGCTGCACCTAGCCGTCAATGCGCTACTGAATGGCGAGATGCGGCAAGTTTTAGCGGTACTCCAGCAGGGGATTAACTCTGAAGCTCATCAAGCCTTTGTACAATCGCAGTTGAACCTGCAGGAGTAA
- a CDS encoding nitrilase-related carbon-nitrogen hydrolase — translation MEASSRTDSFRALALQVTATAVNQARDRAEAQALMQQAIARIAPQIAASLAFIGPDCRLVVLPEYFLTGFPLGESLTTWADKACIEMAGPEYEALGKLAQKHQIFLAGNAYELDAHFPGLYFQTCFLLAPSGSVVLRYRRLNSMFAPTPHDVWDKYLDVYGLDGVFPVAQTEIGNLAAVASDEILFPELARCLAMRGAEILLHPTSEIYGKERAPKEAAKLSRAVENMMYVVSCNTAGIANSPIPQASTDGGSKIIDYRGLVLAETGAGESMAAFAEIDLTALRRYRQRPGLTNLLARQRFEVYADLYRQSVYPVNTMLQGEIERSHFIHTQQAAIQRLRDRGVL, via the coding sequence ATGGAAGCTTCCTCCAGGACAGATTCATTCCGAGCTTTAGCGCTTCAGGTAACGGCTACTGCGGTCAATCAGGCCCGCGATCGCGCTGAAGCCCAGGCTCTGATGCAACAGGCGATCGCCCGAATTGCCCCCCAGATTGCCGCCAGTCTTGCCTTCATTGGGCCGGATTGTCGGTTAGTGGTATTGCCAGAGTACTTTTTGACCGGCTTTCCCTTAGGCGAATCGCTCACCACCTGGGCGGACAAAGCGTGTATTGAAATGGCAGGGCCGGAATACGAAGCTTTAGGGAAACTGGCTCAGAAACACCAGATTTTTCTGGCCGGGAATGCCTACGAACTGGATGCTCACTTTCCTGGCCTGTATTTTCAAACCTGCTTTCTGCTGGCACCTTCAGGATCTGTAGTGTTGCGTTATCGCCGTCTGAATTCCATGTTTGCGCCTACCCCTCATGATGTCTGGGACAAGTATCTGGACGTGTATGGTTTGGATGGAGTCTTTCCTGTAGCTCAAACCGAAATTGGGAATTTAGCCGCCGTTGCCTCGGATGAAATTCTGTTTCCAGAGCTGGCCCGGTGTTTGGCGATGCGGGGGGCTGAAATTCTGCTCCATCCCACCTCGGAAATTTACGGTAAGGAGCGGGCACCCAAGGAAGCCGCCAAACTATCCCGCGCTGTGGAAAACATGATGTATGTCGTTTCCTGCAATACGGCAGGAATTGCCAACAGCCCAATTCCTCAAGCGTCAACGGATGGTGGATCGAAGATTATTGACTACCGGGGATTGGTGCTGGCGGAGACGGGTGCGGGGGAAAGTATGGCGGCCTTCGCTGAAATTGATCTAACGGCCCTGCGGCGATATCGTCAGCGTCCGGGGTTAACGAATTTACTTGCTCGACAACGATTTGAAGTGTACGCCGATCTGTATCGCCAGTCTGTTTATCCGGTCAATACCATGTTGCAGGGCGAGATAGAGCGATCGCACTTTATCCACACCCAGCAGGCTGCGATTCAGCGATTGCGCGATCGGGGAGTGCTATGA
- a CDS encoding aldehyde dehydrogenase family protein produces the protein MTREMGNGEPEPEVRSNIPVRNPRTGGVDDWVQSPTVQELAQQCDRLRQAQQHWQAIGLASRIAVLQNWKQAIIQHREQLTQALVADTGRLSISILEIDSFLQSLDRWCKLAPELLQDIEKNTAIPFIRLQQTAVPYALVGIISPWNFPLLLSTIDLIPALLAGCAAIVKPSEITPRFMKPLMQTIASVPTLRDVLCYVNGNGKTGAELIEQVDLVCFTGSVATGRKVAEVAAKRLIPAFLELGGKDPAIVLEGADLDQATSALLWGSVVNTGQSCLSIERIYVAESSYAPFVEQLTEKARRLNLAFPHIDSGEIGPIIAERQAAILTEHLKDAYEKGAIAQCGGQVETLNGGLWCHPTVLTHVNHSMKVMMEETFGPVMPVMPFACLDEAVHLANDTQYGLSAAVFARSPAEAMAIAQQIDAGAISINDAALTAIVHEGEKNACKSSGLGGSRMGPAALQRFMRKKAFLIKTAPISDPWWF, from the coding sequence ATGACAAGGGAGATGGGGAACGGGGAACCGGAACCGGAAGTAAGAAGCAACATCCCGGTGCGGAATCCTCGGACTGGGGGCGTGGATGATTGGGTTCAATCACCAACGGTTCAGGAATTAGCGCAACAGTGCGATCGCTTGCGACAGGCACAGCAGCACTGGCAAGCAATTGGATTAGCATCGCGAATCGCAGTACTGCAAAACTGGAAGCAGGCAATTATTCAGCATCGAGAGCAATTAACCCAGGCATTAGTTGCTGATACCGGACGACTATCGATCTCAATTTTAGAAATCGATTCCTTTCTGCAAAGTCTCGATCGCTGGTGTAAACTGGCTCCGGAGTTGCTTCAGGACATTGAGAAAAACACGGCAATTCCCTTTATCCGGTTACAGCAAACCGCTGTTCCGTATGCTCTGGTGGGTATCATCAGTCCCTGGAATTTCCCGCTCCTACTATCTACTATTGATCTGATTCCAGCCCTCTTAGCCGGATGTGCAGCCATTGTCAAACCCAGTGAAATTACGCCACGATTTATGAAACCGTTGATGCAGACGATCGCATCTGTCCCCACCCTGCGAGATGTCTTATGCTACGTCAACGGAAATGGTAAAACAGGTGCCGAATTAATTGAACAGGTCGATTTAGTTTGTTTTACAGGGAGTGTCGCCACTGGTCGTAAAGTGGCAGAAGTTGCTGCTAAACGTTTGATTCCGGCTTTTCTGGAACTAGGGGGGAAAGATCCGGCGATCGTCCTGGAAGGAGCCGATCTGGATCAGGCGACCTCCGCCTTACTGTGGGGATCGGTTGTCAATACCGGGCAATCCTGCCTCTCGATCGAACGCATTTATGTGGCTGAATCCAGCTATGCCCCCTTTGTAGAGCAATTGACGGAAAAGGCCAGACGACTCAATCTGGCGTTTCCCCATATTGATAGCGGTGAGATTGGCCCAATCATTGCGGAACGGCAAGCGGCAATCCTGACAGAGCACCTGAAAGATGCCTATGAGAAGGGCGCGATCGCTCAGTGCGGGGGCCAGGTGGAAACATTGAATGGCGGCCTCTGGTGTCATCCCACCGTCCTCACTCATGTCAATCACTCCATGAAAGTGATGATGGAAGAAACCTTTGGCCCGGTGATGCCCGTGATGCCGTTTGCGTGCCTGGATGAAGCGGTACATTTAGCGAATGACACTCAGTATGGATTGAGTGCTGCCGTATTTGCTCGATCGCCAGCAGAAGCAATGGCGATCGCTCAGCAAATTGATGCTGGAGCCATTAGCATTAATGATGCGGCTCTGACGGCCATTGTGCATGAAGGAGAAAAGAATGCCTGCAAATCTTCCGGTTTAGGTGGATCTCGCATGGGGCCAGCCGCTCTACAACGCTTTATGCGGAAAAAAGCCTTTTTAATCAAAACAGCCCCAATTTCTGACCCCTGGTGGTTTTAA
- a CDS encoding TIGR03790 family protein — protein MRDRPFIKLFSLLTGLLTLSGCGAIKTAVFPSPSPSGVSAQNLAIIANQADPLSMQIARYYQQRRGIPEQNLIVVSFQPGRTTLPEGEFRRIKTEVETKIPAQIQAFALTWVAPYRVDCMSITSAFAFGFDDRFCAKGCLPTQASPYFNQKQVKPFDRFRIRPTMAIAATTFTQAKALIDRGIAADGTYPDGTAYLLSTSDHTRNVRAPLYPLISQYFDPPFKVVILNRDVLEQQTDIMFYFTGLTQVQKLETNRFRPGAIADHLTSVGGALTDSFQMSSLRWLEAGATGSYGTVVEPCNFPAKFPNPAIAMLHYFQGDTLLEAYWKSVAQPGQGIFIGEPLARPFPSTP, from the coding sequence GTGCGCGATCGTCCGTTCATTAAACTGTTTTCCCTGCTGACGGGCCTTCTCACCCTGTCCGGCTGCGGAGCGATTAAAACGGCTGTGTTTCCCAGTCCGTCGCCATCTGGAGTATCGGCGCAAAATCTAGCCATTATTGCTAACCAGGCTGACCCCCTGAGTATGCAGATTGCTCGCTACTATCAGCAACGCCGGGGAATTCCAGAGCAGAATTTGATCGTCGTGTCCTTTCAACCGGGACGAACAACCTTACCGGAAGGAGAATTTCGCCGGATTAAAACCGAAGTAGAGACGAAAATTCCAGCACAAATTCAGGCGTTTGCCCTGACCTGGGTGGCTCCCTACCGGGTGGATTGTATGTCTATTACATCAGCGTTTGCGTTTGGCTTCGACGATCGCTTTTGTGCCAAAGGTTGTCTGCCTACCCAGGCCAGTCCTTATTTCAATCAAAAGCAGGTGAAACCGTTTGACCGCTTTCGGATTCGACCGACGATGGCGATCGCGGCAACCACCTTTACCCAGGCCAAAGCCCTAATTGATCGGGGCATCGCTGCGGATGGCACCTATCCCGATGGCACCGCCTATTTACTCAGTACCAGCGATCACACCCGGAATGTCCGTGCCCCTCTCTATCCCCTGATCAGTCAGTATTTTGATCCACCCTTCAAGGTAGTCATCCTGAACAGGGATGTACTGGAGCAGCAAACAGACATTATGTTTTACTTCACGGGGTTGACCCAGGTGCAGAAATTGGAAACGAATCGATTTCGGCCCGGTGCGATCGCGGATCACCTGACCTCGGTGGGTGGCGCGCTTACGGATAGCTTTCAAATGAGCAGTCTGCGCTGGTTAGAAGCTGGAGCCACGGGCAGTTATGGCACGGTAGTGGAACCTTGCAACTTCCCGGCAAAATTTCCCAATCCAGCGATCGCCATGCTCCATTATTTCCAGGGCGATACGTTGCTGGAAGCCTACTGGAAAAGTGTCGCCCAACCTGGACAGGGCATTTTCATTGGTGAACCCCTGGCCCGTCCTTTTCCCAGCACCCCTTGA
- a CDS encoding phenylacetate--CoA ligase family protein, with translation MMFSPRSQQMLEAWQQFLTTPLETVLQQHSQVNAEATLLDLFQRTVSTVPAYQAFLRSQQIDPASIQTIADFQHLPLTTKDNYLRRYPLPQLCRQGQLEQCDMIAVSSGSTGQPSFWARSLTDEFQIATRFEQIFHDSFQADRRRTLAVICFALGTWVGGMYTANCCRHLASKGYPITVITPGNNKTEILRVVEALAPQFDQVVLLGYPPFLKDVIDSGIAYGMNWRPYHVKLVMAGEVFSEEWRSLVGERLGSTNFCCDSASLYGTADAGVLGNETPFSIHIRRWFADHPDAAHALFGESRLPTLVQYDPCSRFFEVQDGTLLFSGENGIPLIRYHISDNGGLISYEDMLQFLAEWGFNPLQGLAGQRGIHPLPFVYVFGRSHFTVSYFGANVYPENVTVGLEQAPICNWVTGKFVMQVQEDADQNKLLAIVVELAPGVEADENRRQAIAAAILHHLRRLNSEFANYVPEAYQMPQITLLAAGDPEYFPIGVKHRYTRS, from the coding sequence ATGATGTTTTCCCCGCGATCGCAGCAAATGCTTGAGGCATGGCAGCAATTTCTGACTACCCCATTGGAGACCGTACTGCAACAGCATAGTCAGGTGAATGCTGAAGCGACCCTGCTAGACCTATTCCAGCGAACGGTGTCTACGGTGCCGGCCTATCAAGCGTTCCTGCGATCGCAGCAGATTGATCCAGCTTCGATTCAGACGATCGCGGACTTTCAGCACCTGCCTTTAACGACCAAAGATAATTACTTGCGGCGCTATCCATTACCCCAGTTATGTCGTCAGGGACAACTGGAGCAGTGTGATATGATTGCCGTCTCTTCTGGATCGACCGGACAACCCAGTTTCTGGGCCAGGTCATTGACAGATGAATTTCAGATTGCGACTCGATTTGAACAAATTTTTCATGATAGTTTCCAGGCCGATCGCCGTCGCACGTTAGCGGTAATTTGTTTTGCTCTGGGAACCTGGGTTGGGGGAATGTACACAGCGAACTGCTGCCGCCATCTGGCAAGCAAAGGGTATCCCATTACAGTGATTACACCAGGAAACAATAAAACCGAAATTTTGCGGGTGGTTGAAGCCCTGGCTCCTCAGTTTGATCAGGTCGTTCTGTTAGGCTATCCACCATTTCTGAAGGATGTGATTGACAGTGGCATAGCTTACGGAATGAACTGGCGACCCTATCACGTCAAACTGGTGATGGCCGGAGAAGTGTTCAGCGAAGAGTGGCGATCGCTGGTGGGCGAGCGGCTCGGATCTACCAACTTCTGCTGCGATTCTGCTTCCCTGTATGGCACTGCCGATGCCGGGGTGTTAGGCAATGAAACGCCCTTCAGTATCCACATTCGTCGCTGGTTCGCCGACCATCCTGATGCGGCTCATGCCCTGTTTGGTGAATCTCGATTACCGACATTGGTGCAGTACGATCCCTGCAGTCGTTTCTTTGAGGTGCAGGATGGCACCTTGTTGTTTTCTGGAGAGAATGGCATTCCCTTGATCCGCTATCACATTTCTGACAACGGCGGCTTAATTTCCTACGAGGATATGCTGCAATTCCTGGCTGAATGGGGCTTTAATCCCCTGCAAGGTTTAGCAGGTCAGCGGGGCATTCATCCACTGCCGTTTGTTTATGTGTTTGGCCGATCGCACTTCACAGTGTCCTACTTTGGGGCCAATGTTTACCCGGAAAATGTCACAGTTGGACTGGAGCAGGCTCCCATCTGCAACTGGGTCACTGGCAAGTTTGTGATGCAGGTGCAGGAGGACGCGGATCAGAATAAATTGCTGGCGATCGTGGTGGAATTAGCGCCCGGTGTGGAGGCAGATGAGAACCGACGACAGGCGATCGCAGCGGCCATCCTGCATCACCTGCGACGATTGAACAGTGAATTCGCGAACTATGTGCCAGAGGCGTATCAGATGCCACAGATTACTTTACTGGCGGCTGGCGATCCTGAGTATTTTCCTATTGGAGTCAAACATCGTTACACGCGATCGTAA
- a CDS encoding aromatic ring-hydroxylating dioxygenase subunit alpha, with product MNATVSVPSRFDVRQAGINPNHWYVVARSHELSDRPLGIVLWQQNIVLYRDSQGQVQALEDRCPHRFVKLSRGCVVGEDLECAYHGWQINGKGQCTAVPYLEANQKLPPGAIRSYPVREQDGFIWLYPGDVADLQTTSLEPMGLPEWEHLNYIATVSVIDAKAHFSYLIENLMDMYHGHLHQDYQAWASAELQAIEESDRRVDAHYTAQSYYRIDKIWSISQLFFPQLRRLHPEPLDVSYVYPHWAARLGEDFRIYCLFCPVSLTQTRAYLIHFTSLNAFHRLHRLPIAFRRFVKNRLFGSAQKLLDGLVEQDIPMIEDEQQAYLANPERRPHELNRALISVQRLIRIQAGS from the coding sequence ATGAACGCAACTGTCTCTGTTCCATCCCGTTTTGATGTGCGTCAGGCGGGGATTAATCCTAACCACTGGTATGTCGTCGCCCGGAGCCATGAATTGAGCGATCGACCATTAGGTATTGTCCTCTGGCAGCAAAACATTGTGCTGTACCGGGATAGTCAGGGTCAGGTGCAGGCTCTGGAAGATCGCTGTCCCCACCGTTTTGTTAAGTTGAGTCGCGGTTGCGTGGTGGGAGAAGACCTGGAGTGTGCTTATCACGGGTGGCAGATTAATGGGAAGGGACAATGTACGGCTGTGCCCTACCTGGAAGCAAATCAGAAGTTGCCACCGGGAGCGATTCGTTCCTATCCGGTGCGCGAACAGGATGGCTTCATCTGGCTGTATCCCGGTGATGTGGCAGACCTGCAAACTACCTCCTTGGAACCGATGGGTTTACCGGAATGGGAGCACCTGAATTACATTGCGACTGTATCTGTGATTGATGCCAAGGCCCACTTTTCTTACCTGATTGAAAACCTGATGGATATGTACCACGGGCACTTGCATCAGGACTATCAAGCCTGGGCTTCCGCCGAGTTGCAGGCGATCGAGGAGAGCGATCGTCGAGTCGATGCTCACTACACGGCTCAAAGCTACTACCGGATCGACAAAATCTGGTCAATTTCCCAGCTTTTCTTTCCCCAGCTACGTCGCCTGCACCCCGAGCCACTGGATGTCAGCTATGTTTATCCTCATTGGGCTGCTCGCCTGGGTGAAGATTTCCGGATTTACTGCCTCTTCTGTCCTGTCAGCTTGACCCAAACCCGCGCTTATCTGATTCATTTCACTTCCCTCAATGCATTTCATCGTTTGCACAGGTTGCCGATCGCCTTTCGCCGCTTCGTAAAAAATCGTCTGTTTGGATCTGCCCAGAAGTTGCTGGATGGATTGGTGGAGCAGGATATCCCGATGATTGAAGATGAGCAACAGGCGTATCTGGCAAATCCGGAGCGCCGTCCCCATGAATTAAATCGGGCCTTGATCAGTGTGCAACGACTGATTCGCATTCAGGCAGGCTCATAA
- a CDS encoding AbrB family transcriptional regulator, which yields MAVCIGGVLLSLGAGGGAWILGGIAAGALVFYIGRDRTSHALKPNHNARKIGQLLVGLTVGFSIQHSDLTRISTQLPVLLLLTLFLLGSGIGVGYLYSRVAKTDVLTGLLATTPGNIGVMASIAADYGRNPALVSMVQLMRFTAITFIIPLISHVSQQTDAGSLLHSLTQNTLTLEPVYLIWLGSLLGVAAIAVRLGTRFGVPVAGLLCAIVVGTVFNTGFNLLPWFPSVDFSLPTLLNLIGQILLGLTIGEYWGISPKLRKGAIVHALIPVLLTFLTGVMAAGLAMLLTSWDWLTCLLVTAPGGSPEMIWIALGLDRDVEIVTAGHLVRLIAINISLPILVSLAGSLDHHRTNPQDSRRSCNQPP from the coding sequence GTGGCAGTCTGTATCGGTGGCGTACTCCTGAGTTTAGGAGCCGGAGGGGGAGCCTGGATTCTGGGAGGGATTGCGGCTGGAGCACTGGTGTTTTATATCGGACGCGATCGCACCAGCCATGCCCTCAAACCCAATCACAATGCTCGTAAAATTGGACAACTGCTAGTCGGACTGACGGTGGGCTTTTCAATTCAACACAGTGATCTCACCCGGATTTCCACTCAACTGCCAGTGCTGCTCTTGCTCACTTTGTTCCTGTTAGGCAGTGGAATTGGAGTTGGCTATCTTTACTCACGGGTCGCTAAAACCGATGTGCTGACCGGACTGCTGGCTACAACTCCTGGCAATATTGGTGTGATGGCCAGCATTGCTGCCGACTATGGACGGAACCCTGCTCTGGTATCGATGGTGCAGTTAATGCGGTTTACCGCCATTACCTTTATCATCCCCCTGATCAGCCATGTCTCTCAGCAAACCGATGCCGGATCTTTGTTGCACTCCTTGACCCAGAACACTCTGACCCTGGAGCCTGTCTATCTGATCTGGTTGGGGTCGTTGCTGGGAGTGGCCGCGATCGCCGTCAGGTTAGGAACCCGCTTCGGAGTTCCGGTGGCAGGGTTGCTCTGCGCGATCGTCGTCGGCACCGTTTTCAATACGGGATTTAATCTGCTGCCCTGGTTTCCATCCGTAGATTTCAGTCTGCCCACGTTGCTGAACCTGATCGGTCAGATTCTGCTGGGACTGACGATCGGCGAGTATTGGGGAATCAGCCCGAAGTTGCGGAAAGGGGCGATCGTCCATGCCCTGATTCCAGTCCTGCTGACATTCCTGACGGGGGTAATGGCAGCTGGTTTGGCCATGTTATTAACCTCCTGGGATTGGCTGACCTGCCTGCTCGTAACGGCTCCCGGTGGCTCTCCAGAAATGATCTGGATTGCGCTGGGCTTAGACCGGGATGTGGAGATTGTCACCGCAGGCCATTTAGTTAGACTGATTGCAATTAATATCTCACTGCCGATCCTGGTGTCATTGGCGGGTTCCCTGGATCACCACAGAACTAATCCTCAAGATTCTAGGCGATCGTGTAACCAGCCGCCGTAA